Proteins encoded in a region of the Halothiobacillus diazotrophicus genome:
- a CDS encoding DUF4337 domain-containing protein — translation MSHGLHTHAPHDEAVHEAAHHEAAQGGAHEPTRGLNQWVAIFTALIAALGAMVSYQGSNLMNEVLLYKNEAVLKKTKATDEWNYYQAVSTKMHLMELAVELAPTDRVTGFKDEIAKYKAQKVEIKQRADLLEKESEKANEESRLLNKPHHDLEIAMIFFQIAISLASITALTRRRWLFVAGLVSAAIGIGLWGVALVMMA, via the coding sequence ATGAGTCACGGTTTACACACCCATGCGCCGCATGATGAGGCGGTCCATGAAGCGGCCCATCATGAGGCGGCCCAGGGCGGCGCGCATGAGCCGACCCGCGGCCTGAACCAGTGGGTCGCGATTTTTACGGCCCTGATAGCGGCCCTCGGCGCCATGGTGAGTTACCAGGGCAGCAACCTGATGAACGAGGTGCTGTTGTACAAGAACGAGGCGGTGCTCAAGAAGACCAAGGCGACCGACGAGTGGAACTACTACCAGGCCGTGAGTACCAAGATGCATCTGATGGAACTGGCGGTAGAGCTGGCGCCGACGGACCGGGTGACCGGTTTCAAGGACGAGATTGCCAAGTACAAGGCGCAGAAGGTCGAGATCAAGCAGCGCGCTGATCTTCTTGAGAAGGAGTCGGAAAAGGCGAACGAGGAATCCCGGCTGCTCAACAAGCCGCACCATGATTTGGAAATCGCCATGATTTTCTTCCAGATCGCGATTTCGCTGGCTTCCATCACGGCATTGACACGCCGCCGCTGGCTGTTTGTTGCGGGTCTCGTGAGTGCGGCGATCGGCATCGGTTTGTGGGGCGTCGCCCTGGTGATGATGGCATGA
- a CDS encoding GGDEF domain-containing phosphodiesterase codes for MDTTEILSALLHPVIVTDGDLIIRFVNERARQILGISTEDAPSLSSLFAKLCERNGRPLAIDRIPQGRATAIHLNCNEFLKVDAMLHRHALADGGHCFEIHLDQNGSQSTLDPLTGLMERSQMFHLISRHRELGTGALILIDIDRLKIINDFLGYATGDEVIHALGQSFRGHTPAEVLIARWSGHEFMALVPPTHLGRTRELAELFNQLAHKLPLEHLPKLPGGRLSLSIGFTRFDARDRTQDPLSQVNSAVYEAKRTGRNRAIDAQTLTRPSIYLTGGSLESALAENRIVAAVQPIFDLATGEIVADESLARMITPEGKVIVAGEFIEAASSLQLAHQIDQTIIRQTINYCVTSHFRAPRAHFVNISGDFLRHPELIAETIATAMDACACTHPDQMDARQTKPLVIEITERELVDDTSDALHALQPLLDFGLRLALDDFGSGYSSYRYLLDLPFSFLKIEGELVRHIATNSKARRIVQHLQDMAEDLGLITVAEYISDQAIADTLVEIGVNWGQGFHLARPELMHPDPFSRIKLGTPMKHPLQH; via the coding sequence ATGGATACCACGGAGATTTTGTCAGCACTCTTGCACCCGGTAATCGTGACGGATGGCGACCTGATCATCCGCTTCGTGAACGAACGTGCACGCCAGATTCTCGGCATATCGACCGAGGATGCTCCCTCGCTGTCCAGCCTGTTCGCCAAGCTGTGCGAACGTAATGGCCGCCCACTCGCCATCGATCGCATCCCGCAGGGCCGCGCAACCGCCATTCATCTGAACTGCAACGAATTCCTGAAAGTCGATGCCATGCTCCATCGCCATGCCCTTGCCGACGGCGGGCACTGCTTCGAGATTCATCTCGACCAGAACGGCAGCCAGTCGACCCTGGACCCGCTCACCGGGCTCATGGAACGCAGCCAGATGTTTCACCTCATCAGTCGTCATCGCGAACTCGGAACGGGCGCCCTGATTCTGATCGATATCGACCGCCTCAAGATCATCAACGATTTTCTCGGCTATGCGACCGGGGATGAGGTCATCCATGCGCTCGGCCAAAGCTTCCGGGGGCATACCCCCGCTGAGGTATTGATTGCCCGGTGGAGCGGACACGAATTCATGGCGCTGGTCCCCCCCACCCACCTCGGCCGCACCCGAGAGCTCGCAGAACTGTTCAACCAGCTGGCCCACAAACTGCCGCTGGAGCACCTGCCGAAACTCCCCGGCGGCCGCCTCAGCCTCAGTATCGGCTTCACCCGGTTCGATGCACGCGACCGGACCCAGGATCCGCTCTCGCAGGTCAACAGCGCCGTATACGAAGCCAAACGGACGGGTCGGAACCGGGCCATCGACGCCCAGACCCTGACCCGCCCATCCATCTACCTGACCGGTGGTTCACTGGAGTCAGCGCTGGCGGAGAATCGCATCGTGGCGGCCGTGCAGCCAATTTTCGACCTGGCGACGGGCGAGATCGTGGCGGACGAGTCTCTGGCGCGCATGATCACCCCGGAAGGCAAGGTCATCGTCGCCGGGGAGTTCATCGAAGCGGCCTCCTCCCTGCAACTGGCCCATCAGATCGACCAGACCATCATCCGGCAGACCATCAACTACTGCGTGACCAGTCATTTCCGCGCCCCACGCGCCCATTTCGTCAACATTTCGGGGGATTTTCTGCGCCATCCCGAACTCATCGCGGAAACCATCGCGACCGCGATGGACGCCTGTGCCTGCACCCACCCGGATCAGATGGACGCGCGCCAGACCAAACCGCTCGTCATCGAGATCACGGAACGCGAGCTCGTCGACGACACCTCGGACGCGCTTCATGCCCTGCAACCCCTGCTCGATTTCGGGCTGCGACTCGCGCTGGATGATTTCGGCAGCGGGTACTCTTCCTACCGCTACCTGCTCGACCTCCCCTTCAGTTTCCTGAAAATCGAGGGCGAGCTGGTCCGACATATCGCCACCAACAGCAAAGCCCGGCGCATCGTGCAGCACCTGCAGGACATGGCCGAGGATCTTGGCCTGATCACCGTAGCCGAATACATTTCCGACCAGGCAATCGCCGACACCCTCGTCGAGATCGGCGTGAACTGGGGTCAGGGTTTTCATCTTGCCCGCCCCGAGCTGATGCATCCCGACCCGTTCAGCCGCATCAAACTCGGCACACCCATGAAGCACCCGCTTCAACACTGA
- a CDS encoding FGGY-family carbohydrate kinase translates to MSQPKDISKDISKDISKDSRMSTPLYLGLDFGTSGARACVIADLGDERTEIEEFARLEFGELAESELAGGWRQVLFDLIADLPLGLRKRLAAIAISGTSGTVLACDGALNPLHPPLLYNDARATEESARLAEIAGETHPVATATSGLAKAIWLHSRLTAQPDLKLLHQADWLAGLLTGGSGVSDVHNALKMGFDPATLAWPQWMADVIPRATLPTVLLPGATIGPILRAQARALSLSTECLVRTGTTDSIAAFLAAGARQPGDAVTSLGTTLALKLISEQRVDDARFGVYSHWYGRYWLAGGASNAGGGVLRQYFSSTELTELSARIEPEQPSGLDYYPLPRPGERFPINDPNLPPRLEPVPEDRVTFLHGLLDGLAHIEARGYAKLEELGASPVRQVLSSGGGAINDTYTRIRAQRLGMPTMNATMQEAAYGSALLAARGTALFPMVP, encoded by the coding sequence GTGTCGCAGCCCAAGGACATCAGCAAGGACATCAGCAAGGACATCAGCAAGGACAGCCGCATGAGCACCCCCCTTTATCTGGGCCTGGACTTCGGTACCTCCGGCGCACGGGCCTGCGTCATTGCGGATCTCGGTGATGAACGAACGGAAATCGAGGAATTCGCCCGTCTGGAGTTTGGCGAATTGGCCGAATCCGAGCTTGCGGGCGGTTGGCGGCAGGTCTTGTTCGATCTGATCGCCGATTTGCCGCTGGGGTTGCGCAAACGGCTGGCCGCCATTGCCATCAGCGGCACCTCGGGCACGGTGCTGGCCTGCGATGGGGCACTGAATCCGCTGCACCCGCCGTTGCTGTACAACGATGCCCGGGCTACGGAAGAGTCGGCCCGGCTGGCCGAAATCGCGGGTGAGACCCATCCCGTGGCGACGGCCACCTCGGGCCTCGCCAAGGCGATTTGGCTCCATTCGCGGCTCACTGCACAACCCGATCTGAAATTGCTTCATCAGGCGGATTGGCTGGCGGGCCTGCTCACGGGCGGGTCGGGCGTATCCGATGTGCACAATGCCCTGAAGATGGGGTTTGATCCGGCCACATTGGCGTGGCCCCAGTGGATGGCCGATGTGATCCCACGTGCGACCTTGCCTACGGTATTGTTGCCCGGCGCGACCATCGGGCCGATCTTGCGCGCGCAGGCCCGGGCCTTGAGCCTGTCGACGGAATGCCTCGTTCGTACGGGTACGACGGACAGTATCGCCGCCTTTCTCGCCGCCGGCGCCCGTCAGCCGGGCGATGCCGTCACCTCCCTTGGCACCACGTTGGCATTGAAGCTCATTTCCGAACAGCGCGTCGACGATGCCCGTTTCGGCGTGTACAGCCATTGGTACGGTCGCTACTGGCTGGCTGGCGGTGCGTCCAACGCGGGCGGCGGCGTGCTGCGCCAGTATTTCTCGTCGACGGAACTGACGGAATTGTCGGCGCGCATTGAGCCCGAGCAACCCAGTGGGCTGGATTACTACCCCTTGCCGCGACCGGGCGAGCGTTTCCCGATCAACGATCCGAATCTGCCGCCGCGACTGGAACCCGTTCCCGAGGATCGCGTGACCTTTCTGCACGGCTTGCTCGACGGGTTGGCCCATATCGAAGCGCGGGGTTATGCAAAGCTGGAGGAACTGGGCGCGTCGCCTGTGCGGCAGGTGCTCTCATCCGGGGGCGGGGCGATCAACGATACCTACACCCGAATCCGCGCGCAGAGACTGGGTATGCCCACCATGAACGCCACTATGCAGGAAGCGGCCTATGGCTCGGCTCTGCTGGCCGCGCGGGGGACAGCGCTGTTTCCGATGGTGCCCTGA
- a CDS encoding phosphatase PAP2 family protein, producing MTVASATVQPTAHALGQSLGHGFWYDWGGLNQALFLWINHLSFPGRDALAQAGTFVGAHQWYPVYIAVALTLAYARPQWLAPERVLVLVWGYLISWAVIATLKPFFDFPRPLAVLGEPLVHVAGRPEFAHSFPSGHAAFVFLLLGSLAPGAGRPLRWGLVFLAFWVIWSRMAVGAHFPVDVLGGALIGLTSAGLAHLAIRPWRRRSRDAGDLLRGR from the coding sequence ATGACGGTGGCGTCTGCCACGGTTCAGCCGACGGCTCATGCCCTTGGACAAAGCCTGGGGCATGGCTTCTGGTACGACTGGGGCGGGTTGAACCAGGCCTTGTTCCTCTGGATCAATCATCTGTCGTTTCCGGGGCGGGATGCCCTGGCGCAGGCGGGTACGTTCGTCGGGGCGCATCAGTGGTATCCCGTGTACATCGCCGTGGCGCTGACCCTGGCCTATGCCCGCCCGCAGTGGCTGGCACCGGAACGTGTGCTGGTGTTGGTCTGGGGCTATCTGATCAGTTGGGCGGTCATCGCGACGCTCAAGCCCTTCTTCGATTTTCCGCGCCCGCTGGCGGTGTTGGGCGAGCCACTGGTCCACGTGGCGGGGCGGCCGGAATTCGCCCACAGTTTCCCCTCCGGCCATGCCGCGTTCGTCTTCCTGTTGCTCGGCAGTCTCGCGCCCGGGGCCGGGCGGCCTCTGCGCTGGGGATTGGTGTTTCTGGCGTTCTGGGTGATCTGGTCGCGGATGGCCGTGGGCGCACACTTCCCGGTGGATGTGCTGGGCGGCGCCCTGATCGGGCTGACTTCCGCGGGATTGGCCCACCTGGCGATTCGCCCGTGGCGACGCCGTTCTCGCGATGCCGGGGATTTGCTGAGGGGGCGTTGA
- a CDS encoding 2OG-Fe(II) oxygenase encodes MHLIGRYHNAGFEAVADGVMDFFARRQDLQRPGVAFGSGGAEPAKTSTDISLVALGRSDPEASALADLIVRGVSAGLERYLQERPLFRQVCQEQELFVMPIFNIQHYAPGEGFRQWHCDWTTHDDATEPSHRVLAWILYCDSVAEAGTEFHWQQHHEAAERGKLVIFPAAPSHIHRGRVNSEHSKTIVTGWINAGSRAEFLKRLGSA; translated from the coding sequence ATGCATCTGATCGGTCGTTACCACAATGCCGGTTTCGAGGCCGTTGCCGACGGCGTCATGGACTTCTTCGCGCGGCGTCAGGATCTGCAACGACCGGGGGTGGCCTTCGGTTCCGGCGGAGCCGAGCCCGCCAAGACCTCGACGGACATCAGCCTCGTGGCGCTCGGCCGCTCCGACCCTGAAGCCTCCGCTCTGGCCGACCTGATCGTGCGGGGCGTTTCGGCAGGTCTGGAGCGCTACCTGCAGGAGCGGCCCCTGTTCCGCCAGGTCTGCCAGGAACAGGAGCTGTTCGTGATGCCCATCTTCAACATTCAGCATTACGCGCCCGGTGAAGGCTTCCGACAATGGCACTGCGACTGGACGACCCACGACGATGCCACGGAGCCATCGCACCGCGTGCTCGCTTGGATTCTCTACTGCGATTCCGTGGCGGAAGCCGGTACGGAGTTCCACTGGCAGCAGCATCATGAAGCGGCCGAGCGGGGCAAGCTGGTGATTTTCCCGGCCGCACCCTCCCACATCCACCGCGGTCGGGTGAACAGCGAACACAGCAAGACGATCGTCACCGGCTGGATCAATGCCGGGTCGCGTGCGGAGTTTCTGAAGCGTCTGGGCAGCGCCTGA